ACTGCCACCGGTAGGCCCGCGCCGACCACTCCCTCGCGCGCGCCTCACCCGGGGAGCGGCACACATGGTCGAGGCGGAGCGGCCGCGCGAGCGGCTGGCGCGCGGCGGGCCCGAGTCACTCGCGCTCGCGGAGCTTCTGGCGCTCGTGCTGCGCACCGGCGCGCGCGGCGCGGGCGCGCTGCGGCTGGCCGAGAACCTGGTCGAACGCTTCGGCTCGCTCGACGCGCTGGCCCGCGCGGGCACCGCGGAGCTGCGGCGCGTGCACGGCATGGGTCCGGCCAAGATCGCCTCGCTGCGCGCGGCGTTCGAGATCGGCGCCCGGCTGCTGCGCACGCCGCTCGCGCCGGGCGAGAAGCTCCACTCGCCCGAGCAGGTGGTCGCGCACTTCGGCGCCCGCATGCGCCGCTACCGCCAGGAGGTGTTCGTGGCCCTCCTGCTCGACAGCCGCCACCGCCTGATCGGCGAGGTCGAAGTGAGTCGCGGGAGCCTGAACCAGAGCCTGGTCCACCCGCGCGAGGTGTTCGCGCCGGCGCTGCGCGAGTCGGCGGCGGCGATCCTGGTCGTGCACAACCACCCCAGCGGCGACCCCCAGCCCAGCCGCGAGGACCACGAAGTCACCCAGCGACTCGTGCGCGCGGGCGAGATTCTGGGCATCCGCGTGGTTGACCATCTGGTCATCGGCGGCCAGGACTTCACCAGCTTCGCGCGCTCCGGATCGTTGAGCCATTCAAGCGCGTAGGCAGGGGCACCGATCGATTCGCGTAGGGCAATCCGATGGCCGGCAAACCCAAGGGACGCGCAGACCGACGCCACTCCGACCGGGAGAACATCAAGATCCCGGTCGACTACTCCGCCGTCGACGCGTTCTTCAGCGAGTTCACGACGAACATCAACGAGGGCGGGATGTTCATCGAGACCGACAACCCCGCGGTGATCGACTCGACCGT
The genomic region above belongs to Myxococcota bacterium and contains:
- the radC gene encoding DNA repair protein RadC; its protein translation is MVEAERPRERLARGGPESLALAELLALVLRTGARGAGALRLAENLVERFGSLDALARAGTAELRRVHGMGPAKIASLRAAFEIGARLLRTPLAPGEKLHSPEQVVAHFGARMRRYRQEVFVALLLDSRHRLIGEVEVSRGSLNQSLVHPREVFAPALRESAAAILVVHNHPSGDPQPSREDHEVTQRLVRAGEILGIRVVDHLVIGGQDFTSFARSGSLSHSSA